GATGCCTTAAAAGCAGCTATTGCTGATTCGGAGCCCAATGATTTAGTTTATGTGGGAGGCAGTACTTTTGTTGTTGCTGAGGTAGTTTAAATAAAAAACTATTTTTTATTGCAGCATAAAATATTCTACTTATATTTGCAGCCGCAAGGGCGATTAGCTCAGTTGGTTCAGAGCACTTGGTTTACACCCAAGGGGTCATAGGTTCGAATCCTATATCGCCCACTATCCCAAAAGGTTAAATGTTTATTTAACCTTCTTTCTCCTAACTACATTAATCCGAAAATCTATATTTAAGTAAAAAAAGTATTAAAGAAATTTTTCATTAATGAAAACTTCTTTATTTTTGTTTTGATTTTAGGTGTAAGTAAATAACTATGGTTCAATTTTCTAAAAAAATGCAGGTAGTACCAGAGCCTACCATTAGGCGGATGCCATCATATTTAGCTTTTGCAGAAGGCTTATTAAGAAAAGGTCAGCAGTTTGTATCGTCTACTCAAATAGCGAATTACATGAATATTGACCCTACCCAGGTAACTAAGGATTTATCCTATACAACAATTGTAGGGAAAACCAGAGTTGGTTATGAGGTAAAAGCAATTGTTGATGTGCTATCGGAGTTTCTAGGTTTTACTGTTATGGATAGTGCCTTTTTAGTAGGGGCAGGATCGTTAGGATCAGCTTTGTTACATGATAGCGGACTTAGTCATTTTGGTTTAAATATTGTTGCTGCTTTTGATGTTAATTCTTCGACCATTGGTCGTAAGATAAACGATGTGGAGGTGTTTCATATAGATCAATTTAGAGATTTGGCTCAGGAGCTGAATGTGATAATGGGAATTATTACAGTTCCAGCAGAGAATGCTCAAACGGTTGCCGATTTAATGGTTGCCTGGGGGATAAAAGCAATTTGGAATTTTACTCCTGCACGAATAAAAGTTCCTGAGGATATCATTGTTCAGAATACAACTTTATACTCTAATTTGGCTATTATTTTTAATAAGCTACATCAAGAGCGAAAAGAGGCTTAAATTAGAAATTAAAATATTAAAAAAGGGCTTTGAATATTTATTCATAAGCCCTTTTTTATTTATTTGATGTTGACCCCTTATTTAGGCATCCCCCAGAATACGATATGCACAATCTAAAATTGTAGTATCATCTAATTCAACAATTCCTCCATTAGGACCTTGTTCAACATGAATTCCTGTACTTTTGCCTTTTTCAAAGTTTCTACCACCAAAATAATTTCTAACTGTTTCAACGTTTAATTGTAAATCTTTCGCAATCCTTTGCATGCTACCATCTGGCAAACGATCCTTAATGCGTCTTAGCTCATTAAATGTGATTGTCTTTGTCATATGCTGTAAATTTATTAAGGGTTAGAAAATTATTTGCCCTTTAAATTTATGAAAGAATTTCTTAAATTAAAATTATTAGAAGGTTAATTATTACAGTATTTATTAAAATGTTAA
This genomic interval from uncultured Marinifilum sp. contains the following:
- a CDS encoding redox-sensing transcriptional repressor Rex — protein: MQVVPEPTIRRMPSYLAFAEGLLRKGQQFVSSTQIANYMNIDPTQVTKDLSYTTIVGKTRVGYEVKAIVDVLSEFLGFTVMDSAFLVGAGSLGSALLHDSGLSHFGLNIVAAFDVNSSTIGRKINDVEVFHIDQFRDLAQELNVIMGIITVPAENAQTVADLMVAWGIKAIWNFTPARIKVPEDIIVQNTTLYSNLAIIFNKLHQERKEA
- a CDS encoding DNA-binding protein, translated to MTKTITFNELRRIKDRLPDGSMQRIAKDLQLNVETVRNYFGGRNFEKGKSTGIHVEQGPNGGIVELDDTTILDCAYRILGDA